From the Streptomyces nigrescens genome, one window contains:
- a CDS encoding TetR/AcrR family transcriptional regulator, translating into MPPRRRLAPAERRSQLLDTGAQLFAAKPYDEVFMEEIAERAGISRALLYRYFPNKRDLFAAVYQQAADRLLTRTELDPARPVGEQLRAGLDAHIDYFATNRNTVLAANRVLAGDPVIQTVITDELTELRRRLLDSTGLGDGPGEPVSAALMGWLVFVRTLCVDWLTHQTFSRTELREMCVGALLGALRPVMDPDRLLTGDEESPADARPTP; encoded by the coding sequence ATGCCCCCACGCCGCAGGCTCGCCCCCGCCGAGCGCCGCAGCCAGCTGCTCGACACCGGAGCGCAGCTCTTCGCGGCGAAGCCGTACGACGAGGTGTTCATGGAGGAGATCGCCGAACGGGCCGGCATCTCCCGCGCCCTGCTGTACCGCTACTTCCCGAACAAGCGCGATCTGTTCGCCGCGGTCTACCAGCAGGCCGCGGACCGGCTGCTGACCCGCACGGAACTCGATCCGGCCCGCCCCGTGGGCGAGCAGCTGCGCGCCGGACTCGACGCGCACATCGACTACTTCGCCACGAACCGGAACACCGTGCTCGCGGCCAACCGGGTGCTCGCCGGGGACCCGGTGATCCAGACCGTCATCACCGATGAGCTGACCGAGCTGCGACGGCGACTGCTCGACTCCACCGGGCTCGGCGACGGCCCCGGGGAGCCGGTGTCGGCGGCACTGATGGGCTGGCTGGTGTTCGTCCGCACGCTCTGCGTGGACTGGCTGACGCATCAGACGTTCAGCCGCACCGAGTTGCGGGAGATGTGCGTCGGCGCGCTGCTGGGGGCGCTGCGGCCGGTGATGGATCCCGACCGGCTGCTCACCGGTGACGAGGAGAGCCCCGCGGACGCCCGTCCCACGCCCTGA
- a CDS encoding DUF4345 domain-containing protein yields MAGLLKWLALAMGAACVAIGAFHFALGIDSVPGEGSAGATVDSRERFYGAVFLGYGLAWIWAARQSPVPARAVRWLAGIFLLGGLGRLLSMAVHGSPQGFQTALTVLELALPPLYFLLASADERAATARPSPRRAERVHL; encoded by the coding sequence ATGGCCGGACTTCTCAAGTGGCTGGCGCTGGCGATGGGCGCCGCCTGTGTGGCGATCGGCGCGTTCCACTTCGCGCTCGGCATCGACTCGGTACCGGGGGAGGGCTCGGCGGGTGCCACCGTCGACAGCCGGGAGCGGTTCTACGGGGCGGTCTTCCTCGGCTACGGTCTCGCCTGGATCTGGGCGGCACGGCAGTCGCCGGTCCCGGCGAGGGCGGTGCGGTGGCTCGCCGGCATCTTTCTGCTCGGCGGACTCGGCCGGCTGCTGTCGATGGCCGTCCACGGATCGCCGCAGGGGTTCCAGACCGCCCTGACCGTCCTCGAACTCGCCCTGCCGCCGCTGTACTTCTTGCTGGCTTCCGCCGATGAGCGGGCGGCGACGGCCCGGCCCTCGCCGCGGCGGGCCGAGCGCGTGCATCTCTAG
- a CDS encoding DUF397 domain-containing protein, translated as MSAAAEKEWLYALDISDATWQRAPGDSEEAVEIAFLERGAVAMRNSTDPDVVLRYTEAEWRAFVLGARDGEFDLQR; from the coding sequence ATGAGTGCCGCAGCTGAGAAGGAGTGGCTCTACGCCCTCGACATCTCCGACGCCACCTGGCAGCGCGCCCCCGGCGACTCCGAGGAGGCCGTGGAGATCGCCTTCCTGGAGCGGGGCGCGGTGGCCATGCGCAATTCCACGGACCCCGATGTGGTGCTGCGCTACACCGAGGCGGAGTGGCGGGCCTTCGTCCTCGGCGCACGGGACGGGGAGTTCGACCTCCAGCGCTGA
- a CDS encoding alpha-N-acetylglucosaminidase TIM-barrel domain-containing protein, whose protein sequence is MLGTAGAIGAGAAFGGAAPAAASGAPSARRQERAPAYDTAPARAALARLLPRHADQFALEPLTPDGDGDRFRVAGRTGRITVSGTTPAVLLTGVNWYLKYTCRAHLSWAGDQVELPARLPAPAAPVERATSLPHRFALNDTHDGYTAPYADWPRWERLIDALALRGVNEVLVTPGTEAVYHRLLTGFGYSDAEARSWLPAPSHQPWWLLQNMSGYGGPTSPELIAKRAELGHRITGRLHELGMRPVLPGYFGTVPDGFVARNPGARTVPQGTWAGLKRPDWLDPRTDAFTAVAAAFYRHQEQLLGPADHFKMDLLHEGGDPGDVPVPDAARAVEKALRTARPGATWVILGWQDNPRRELLDAVDHDRMLIVDGLSDLDTVTDRERDWGGVPYAFGSIPNFGGRTTLGAKTHIWAERFTAWRDKPGSRLVGTAYMPEAAERDPAACELFGELAWRERPVDREAWFDGYADLRYGAPDDHARAAFAALRTSTYAISSKDGRPHDSVFAARPNLAARSGTVYATHTPAFDPAVFDTAFAALLAVRPALRGSDAYRHDLTDAARQALANRSWQLIGQLQDAYRRKDRDTFRALSALWLRLMRLSDEVTGAHRQFLLGPWLADARAMATGPEEEARLEHSARALITTWADRATADGGSLANYANRDWHGLIGEVHLPQWQAYLDELADALAADRPPKTFDWYATEEPWTRARTSHPLRPTTDAHRTARRVHDTLAKAPYQGTLTVTADPAALPPGGRATVTAALRNVNGLRATGRVDFALAGVEATASGPVSLPSVPPGGTGRAHWRVTAPPGPLENPLRPLPYDLTVDYGPQGAPRVRTARHGTLFVAGPLDPALRTVTTNAAVFGQLDDRFAIHGAGADLWKATAEFGAVYRPGALTAGGTVTVEVTAQDPTGPWARAGIVVRNRLTPSAPGSADALGFLNLSVTPANGVVLSYDANGDGTLDTYRRLTGITAPVLLRLTRGKDTAGSGTYTGACSTDDGATWREIATVTVPGAAARQDTGLHQSAANSATGDGGTAAFRRWKLV, encoded by the coding sequence CGCTGCCGCCTCCGGGGCGCCGTCCGCCCGGCGCCAGGAGCGGGCACCCGCGTACGACACCGCACCGGCACGGGCGGCGCTGGCCCGGCTGCTGCCGCGGCACGCCGACCAGTTCGCGCTGGAGCCGCTGACCCCGGACGGCGACGGCGACCGCTTCCGGGTGGCGGGCCGGACCGGCCGGATCACGGTCTCCGGGACCACTCCCGCGGTACTGCTGACCGGCGTCAACTGGTACCTCAAATACACCTGCCGGGCCCATCTGTCGTGGGCCGGCGACCAGGTGGAGCTGCCCGCCCGGCTGCCCGCCCCGGCCGCCCCCGTCGAGCGGGCCACCTCGCTGCCGCACCGCTTCGCCCTCAACGACACCCACGACGGCTACACCGCCCCGTACGCGGACTGGCCGCGCTGGGAGCGGCTGATCGACGCGCTGGCCCTGCGCGGGGTCAACGAGGTGCTGGTCACCCCGGGCACCGAGGCCGTCTACCACCGGCTGCTGACCGGATTCGGCTACTCCGACGCCGAGGCCCGCAGTTGGCTCCCGGCACCCTCGCACCAGCCGTGGTGGCTGCTGCAGAACATGAGCGGCTACGGCGGCCCCACCAGCCCCGAACTGATCGCCAAACGCGCCGAGTTGGGGCACAGGATCACCGGCCGGCTGCATGAGCTGGGCATGCGCCCCGTACTTCCGGGCTACTTCGGCACCGTCCCGGACGGTTTCGTCGCCCGCAACCCCGGGGCCAGGACCGTCCCGCAGGGCACCTGGGCCGGTCTCAAGCGCCCCGACTGGCTCGATCCGCGCACCGACGCCTTCACCGCCGTCGCCGCCGCCTTCTACCGCCACCAGGAGCAACTCCTCGGCCCCGCCGACCACTTCAAGATGGATCTGCTGCACGAGGGCGGCGACCCCGGTGACGTGCCGGTGCCGGACGCCGCCCGCGCGGTCGAGAAGGCGCTGCGCACCGCCCGCCCCGGGGCGACCTGGGTGATCCTGGGCTGGCAGGACAACCCGCGGCGCGAGCTGCTGGACGCCGTCGACCACGACCGGATGCTGATCGTGGACGGCCTCAGCGACCTGGACACGGTCACCGACCGGGAGCGGGACTGGGGCGGGGTGCCGTACGCCTTCGGCTCCATCCCCAACTTCGGCGGCCGCACCACCCTCGGCGCCAAGACCCACATCTGGGCCGAGCGCTTCACGGCCTGGCGCGACAAGCCGGGCAGCCGGCTCGTCGGGACCGCGTACATGCCGGAGGCCGCCGAGCGCGACCCGGCCGCGTGCGAGCTGTTCGGCGAACTGGCCTGGCGGGAGCGCCCGGTGGACCGCGAGGCGTGGTTCGACGGCTATGCCGACCTCCGCTACGGCGCCCCCGACGACCACGCCCGCGCCGCGTTCGCCGCGCTGCGCACCAGCACCTACGCGATCTCCAGCAAGGACGGCCGCCCGCACGACTCGGTCTTCGCCGCCCGCCCGAACCTGGCCGCCCGCTCCGGCACCGTCTACGCCACCCACACCCCGGCCTTCGACCCGGCGGTCTTCGACACCGCGTTCGCCGCGCTGCTGGCGGTCCGCCCCGCGCTGCGCGGCAGCGACGCCTACCGCCACGACCTGACGGACGCCGCCCGGCAGGCGCTGGCCAACCGGTCCTGGCAGCTGATCGGGCAGCTCCAGGACGCCTACCGGCGCAAGGACCGGGACACCTTCCGGGCGCTGTCCGCACTCTGGCTGCGGCTGATGCGGCTCAGCGACGAGGTCACCGGCGCCCACCGGCAGTTCCTGCTGGGGCCGTGGCTGGCGGACGCCCGGGCCATGGCGACCGGCCCCGAGGAGGAGGCGCGGCTGGAGCACAGCGCCCGGGCGCTGATCACCACCTGGGCGGACCGGGCCACCGCCGACGGCGGCTCGCTCGCCAACTACGCCAACCGCGACTGGCACGGCCTGATCGGCGAGGTCCACCTCCCGCAGTGGCAGGCATACCTGGACGAGCTAGCGGACGCCCTGGCGGCGGACCGGCCGCCGAAGACCTTCGACTGGTACGCCACGGAGGAGCCCTGGACCCGCGCCCGCACCAGCCATCCGCTGCGCCCGACGACCGACGCCCACCGCACCGCGCGGCGGGTCCACGACACCCTCGCCAAGGCCCCCTACCAGGGCACCCTCACGGTCACCGCCGACCCGGCCGCGCTGCCGCCGGGCGGCCGGGCCACGGTCACCGCGGCGCTGCGCAACGTCAACGGGCTGCGGGCGACCGGCCGGGTGGACTTCGCACTGGCCGGTGTCGAGGCCACCGCGTCGGGCCCGGTATCGCTGCCCTCGGTCCCGCCCGGCGGCACCGGCCGCGCCCACTGGCGGGTCACCGCCCCGCCCGGCCCCCTGGAAAACCCCCTGCGCCCCCTCCCCTACGACCTCACCGTCGACTACGGCCCGCAGGGCGCGCCGCGGGTCCGTACGGCACGGCACGGCACCCTGTTCGTGGCGGGGCCTCTGGACCCGGCGCTGCGGACGGTCACCACCAATGCGGCGGTTTTCGGCCAGTTGGACGACCGTTTCGCCATCCATGGCGCGGGCGCGGACCTGTGGAAGGCCACCGCCGAGTTCGGCGCGGTCTACCGGCCGGGCGCCCTCACCGCCGGCGGCACGGTCACCGTCGAGGTGACCGCCCAGGACCCGACCGGCCCCTGGGCCCGCGCCGGCATCGTCGTCCGCAACCGCCTCACCCCCTCCGCCCCGGGCTCCGCGGACGCCCTCGGCTTCCTCAACCTGTCCGTGACGCCCGCCAACGGCGTGGTGCTGTCCTACGACGCCAACGGCGACGGCACCCTGGACACCTACCGGCGGCTCACCGGCATCACCGCGCCCGTACTGCTCCGGCTGACCCGCGGCAAGGACACCGCGGGCTCCGGTACCTACACCGGCGCCTGCTCCACCGACGACGGCGCGACCTGGCGCGAGATCGCCACCGTCACCGTCCCCGGCGCCGCCGCCCGGCAGGACACCGGGCTGCACCAGTCGGCCGCCAACTCGGCCACCGGGGACGGCGGGACGGCCGCATTCCGCCGCTGGAAGCTCGTCTGA